In Candidatus Polarisedimenticolaceae bacterium, a genomic segment contains:
- a CDS encoding MFS transporter, with the protein MTEPSIGTARSTWSPLTHRVFRALWIASTASHVSSYMSDVAQGWLMSSLTPSPLVVSLLVTAESLPFFMLGLPAGALADIVDRRRLLMVTQLAMALVMGGLAVATVLGAASPWMMLGFAFALGIATAFNDPTWYAVVPEILPKEELEAGVTVSGVGVNIARTLGPALGGFVVAAFGPGGVFALDALSFFGVVGVILAWRRERSRSLLPAERMLGAIRAGLRFARYSDALRRVLFATFLFMACGGGIMGLMPVLGRETGHGAIGFGSLLGSLGVGAVAGAALLPRVRSRTSFATLVAAGSVTFAGVAFTASMSRTLAVLCPVMLLGGVAWISVLSTLILGAQQAAPPWVRARALAVYLIVFQAGIAGGSALWGFVASRRGLSAAYIGIAAGLLLGAAAAVRLRGIAGAAIDFTPARHWADPVVAGDPSLEGGPVMVQVEYVVDASRTDEFRSIVAELGRSRRRDGAIEWWLFQDTAEPSRFVETWIEETWADHLRSHERVSVAHQAVEQRVRDLTRGGSAITTRHFITPESPRSAAAAVRAVEQRTGC; encoded by the coding sequence ATGACCGAGCCGTCGATCGGCACCGCGCGCTCGACGTGGAGTCCTCTGACGCATCGCGTCTTCCGGGCGCTCTGGATCGCCTCGACCGCTTCGCACGTCAGCTCGTACATGTCGGACGTGGCCCAGGGGTGGCTGATGTCGTCGCTCACCCCGTCCCCGCTCGTCGTGTCCCTCCTGGTCACCGCCGAGAGCTTGCCGTTCTTCATGCTCGGCCTTCCCGCCGGCGCTCTCGCGGACATCGTCGATCGCCGCAGGCTGCTCATGGTCACGCAGCTGGCGATGGCACTCGTGATGGGCGGGCTGGCCGTCGCGACGGTGCTCGGCGCCGCGTCGCCCTGGATGATGCTGGGGTTCGCGTTCGCGCTCGGCATCGCGACGGCGTTCAACGATCCGACCTGGTACGCGGTCGTCCCCGAGATCCTCCCCAAGGAGGAGCTCGAGGCCGGCGTCACGGTGAGCGGCGTCGGCGTCAACATCGCGCGAACGCTCGGACCCGCGCTCGGCGGGTTCGTGGTGGCCGCCTTCGGCCCGGGCGGCGTCTTCGCCCTCGACGCCCTCTCGTTCTTCGGCGTCGTGGGAGTGATCCTCGCATGGCGGCGCGAGCGGTCTCGATCGCTGCTCCCGGCGGAGCGCATGCTCGGCGCCATCCGTGCGGGGCTGCGGTTCGCGCGCTACTCGGATGCGCTGCGCCGCGTGCTCTTCGCCACGTTCCTGTTCATGGCGTGCGGCGGCGGCATCATGGGATTGATGCCGGTCCTGGGGCGCGAGACGGGACACGGCGCGATCGGATTCGGATCCCTGCTCGGCTCGCTCGGCGTCGGGGCCGTGGCCGGCGCCGCATTGCTGCCGCGGGTACGATCGCGCACCTCGTTCGCGACGCTCGTCGCCGCGGGATCCGTGACGTTCGCGGGCGTCGCCTTCACGGCCTCGATGTCCCGCACGCTCGCCGTCCTCTGCCCCGTCATGCTCCTCGGCGGTGTCGCCTGGATCTCGGTGCTCTCGACCCTCATCCTCGGAGCCCAACAAGCGGCGCCACCGTGGGTCAGAGCGCGCGCGCTCGCCGTGTACCTGATCGTGTTTCAAGCCGGGATCGCCGGAGGAAGCGCGCTGTGGGGCTTCGTCGCGTCGCGTCGCGGATTGAGCGCCGCGTACATCGGCATCGCCGCCGGACTTCTCCTCGGCGCGGCGGCCGCGGTCCGGCTCCGGGGCATCGCGGGAGCGGCGATCGACTTCACGCCGGCGCGGCACTGGGCCGACCCCGTCGTGGCCGGGGACCCTTCGCTCGAGGGGGGACCGGTCATGGTCCAGGTGGAGTACGTCGTCGATGCGTCGCGCACGGACGAATTCCGGTCGATCGTGGCCGAGCTCGGCCGGAGCCGGAGGCGCGACGGCGCGATCGAATGGTGGTTGTTCCAGGACACGGCAGAGCCGTCGCGCTTCGTCGAGACCTGGATCGAGGAGACCTGGGCAGATCACCTTCGCAGTCACGAACGCGTGTCGGTCGCCCACCAGGCAGTCGAGCAGCGGGTCCGCGACCTGACCCGCGGCGGATCGGCGATCACGACGCGGCACTTCATCACGCCCGAGTCGCCGCGATCGGCAGCGGCAGCGGTGCGCGCCGTCGAGCAGCGAACCGGATGCTGA
- a CDS encoding M28 family peptidase — MPATLFLAAALSVPTPKADDVRAIDESLVACGTRHTISSSSDPKRGIGCARDKIAAYFKESAKVDPDAKVVVDHFETSGERTGGKTIGLDNVYLVLPGHDPSLRSTVFVVSGHYDSRCTDVMDAACDAPGADDDGSGTTVAMEAGRLLAGRPRRATLVLAALAGEEQGLFGGKRLFEWVKTEGYTVGGVLNNDIVGAINGASDKRMRLYCGDDDKAPARQLGVWLDEFAGRDLIRLIFRKDRFGRGGDHLPFLEGGFPAVRFTEPREDYRHEHQNLRVEGGVTYGDNLEFVDFKFVARVAHVNAESALRLANAPAPPTSAYATGIVKQDSTVTFEAPDDAQRASFEVLSRATTDFRWTVVSTVAAAGPVTIPARTIDDVEFAVRSVGKNGERSIAMPAAARSKP; from the coding sequence ATGCCGGCCACCCTTTTCCTCGCCGCGGCCCTGTCCGTTCCGACGCCCAAGGCGGACGACGTCCGAGCCATCGACGAATCGCTCGTCGCGTGCGGCACGCGCCACACGATCTCGAGCTCGTCGGACCCCAAGCGCGGCATCGGCTGCGCGCGGGACAAGATCGCCGCGTACTTCAAGGAGTCGGCCAAGGTGGATCCCGACGCGAAAGTCGTCGTCGACCACTTCGAGACCTCGGGCGAGCGAACGGGAGGGAAGACGATCGGTCTCGACAACGTCTACCTCGTCCTTCCGGGCCACGATCCCTCTCTCAGGTCGACGGTGTTCGTGGTCTCGGGGCACTACGACTCGCGCTGCACCGACGTCATGGACGCGGCCTGCGATGCTCCCGGTGCGGACGACGACGGGTCCGGCACGACGGTCGCGATGGAGGCGGGGCGCCTCCTCGCTGGACGTCCGCGCCGCGCGACGCTCGTCCTCGCCGCGCTCGCGGGCGAGGAGCAGGGGCTCTTCGGCGGGAAGCGTCTCTTCGAGTGGGTGAAGACCGAGGGGTACACGGTCGGCGGAGTCTTGAACAACGACATCGTCGGCGCGATCAACGGTGCCTCGGACAAACGGATGCGGCTCTACTGCGGCGACGACGACAAGGCGCCCGCGCGGCAGCTCGGGGTCTGGCTCGACGAGTTTGCGGGTCGCGACCTCATCCGGCTCATCTTCCGGAAGGACCGCTTCGGACGTGGGGGCGACCACCTGCCCTTTCTCGAGGGCGGCTTTCCGGCGGTGCGCTTCACCGAGCCGCGCGAAGACTACCGGCACGAGCACCAGAATCTTCGCGTCGAGGGCGGCGTCACGTACGGCGACAATCTCGAGTTCGTCGACTTCAAGTTCGTCGCCAGGGTCGCGCACGTGAACGCCGAATCGGCGCTGCGCCTCGCGAACGCGCCCGCGCCGCCGACCTCGGCCTACGCGACGGGGATCGTCAAGCAGGATTCGACCGTGACGTTCGAAGCACCGGACGACGCGCAGAGAGCGTCGTTCGAGGTCCTCTCGCGGGCGACGACCGACTTCCGGTGGACGGTGGTGAGCACGGTCGCGGCCGCCGGACCCGTGACGATCCCGGCCCGCACGATCGACGACGTTGAGTTCGCGGTCCGCTCGGTCGGAAAGAACGGCGAGCGCTCCATTGCGATGCCGGCTGCGGCGCGCAGCAAACCTTAG
- a CDS encoding phytanoyl-CoA dioxygenase family protein, whose protein sequence is MRELSDKQVREFFEDGFVVVPQVFSAREVAYMQSAFDRLERLAQQLAAPTMLRGSQFVVERTSGDVPRVRIHRIVWCGAAAPVLSYFGCDQRLVHFAAQLLGSSTMSQLINQAHFKLPGDGVSFPWHQDSTHRRYGQAEWCDVNGRGSYVQIATALDDVTAESGPIEFIRGSGRLGHLGLTDGALPSTVDPSQAVAPTPRAGDVILFGPYTIHRSLPNRSAHPRRTFINGFAYPGANSRVYPGEGAGRLLTVEGDAA, encoded by the coding sequence GTGCGGGAGCTCAGCGACAAGCAAGTCCGAGAGTTCTTCGAAGACGGATTCGTCGTCGTGCCCCAGGTGTTCTCGGCGCGGGAAGTGGCGTACATGCAGAGCGCGTTCGATCGCCTCGAACGCCTGGCGCAGCAGCTCGCGGCGCCCACGATGCTTCGCGGCTCGCAATTCGTCGTCGAGCGAACCTCAGGGGACGTGCCGCGCGTTCGCATTCACCGGATCGTCTGGTGTGGCGCGGCCGCGCCCGTGCTCTCGTATTTCGGGTGCGACCAACGTCTCGTCCACTTCGCCGCCCAGCTGCTCGGGTCGAGCACCATGAGCCAGCTCATCAACCAGGCGCACTTCAAGCTTCCGGGCGATGGAGTCTCGTTCCCCTGGCATCAGGACAGCACCCACCGCCGGTACGGCCAGGCCGAGTGGTGCGATGTGAACGGCCGCGGCAGCTACGTTCAGATCGCGACGGCGCTCGATGACGTCACGGCGGAGAGCGGCCCGATCGAGTTCATCCGTGGCAGCGGCCGCCTGGGCCACCTCGGCCTCACGGACGGCGCACTTCCGTCGACCGTCGATCCGTCACAGGCGGTGGCGCCCACGCCGCGCGCGGGAGACGTGATCCTCTTCGGGCCGTACACGATCCACCGCAGCCTGCCCAATCGTTCGGCCCATCCGCGACGCACGTTCATCAACGGCTTCGCCTATCCGGGCGCCAACTCGCGGGTCTACCCCGGCGAAGGCGCGGGCCGGCTGCTGACCGTCGAAGGCGACGCCGCGTAA
- a CDS encoding S8 family serine peptidase, with protein MATCSPRVVFSLAMISGLVLTSAPAPAAVPSGPAQKAVARRAGGVAATTGDTFRLYDGSTVTLGADGFGARTDANGRMHPITMMRPAGRSAMGGFGPDARSIVKRASLPERGRFVPGELLVALEHPATGKVDALTGDPAADDALRGVGAISARPLVAGNSTKTSASPSLDLSRFFVVRTTAADPQAAAEKLRGAPGIAYAGPNWIVSSMALEPHTIPAWVADRARSTSAPPETFAAPRAATVPVNYGLASSFQAHLNAGGVNAVGAFDILGRRYGALPGDGVIVTNVSIGDLTDQSMADAGDFYVQNFGPTTVVTGGQRYLDIPSMPLIPAWGAALDGTLDPVAQVEFVDPFLSEVLLDFAVMAPLPHDRQRPEATGSGLTDLLGIAPGAQYRLIVPEEPTIANILSAIVAAAHQQPRPDVITASLGFGFDTTGFPARYLEDDPVVRAAVRSIVNDLGIVVCISANDGTRAFTPAAIGPDGGSAPTDLPTAGSSPTSVDQIAASTAPSRLDDSGSLDVGGSTLDDIFSGAGQFPATRYNGSTGFSSGFGTRVNLAAASDNIPAFVHSCDGIDCPPSAVIPVLNGGTSASTPMVAAAAAVAIQSARLAGRPLTPAQVRDVLARTGKSLPNPPQSVVPISVGSQIDVTAAVESILGADAAASIVRLSVAHRQALSDLGATFTEATDPGAIDLAGPPMDFEPPSGQNLTGPITIAADVVARGAVSNPTYVLTIGQQTFKSTSPSFRLVPSQILAAAGLPVVSTNPRNVPVNFQIRSGQNVAASRGVTLTFGPTDGTYSDALPPVGPAVATAGKPFKVTYDLTHVRQVNKPRLIVSSVDHWSPAAAPLFRNERIIPISASDTQVTVPADAFTGGAGLYGIGIQQDSVEGVYGWFVPIRVVAASGDARPPAPILTVAGGTPTYNATVSRAAPQFSVQWDASKIAGATGAVLEISAPGQTLYGSINTFTNQNGDRRDNDGVDAGSTLWRPLPGVSGTTTLDAAALGLPSSLMYSARILATGAKGAVVGSASAVSGLEFDDGLTPGGATINDFDVVPGGGSIVATAGFDAFGNLADSALLRYDQGQGLYGAPIADDPSGQSIYYMFGSDTSLHRTVTIRYDWFGTLQNVESFDSLTGNKLASVPVDAGTDFSIIGGRVDSSRHRAALLAWSGNDFSDNVLPFHTDTGTLDAAIFADAGTDDRGTFTTLDVDAASGHALLASMVWGDLCMFFDTFAGAVDLDQKSASPVATVQNCVSGLAADNAGRRGYLTIGPMFAFPRLFPPAQLQTFDQGSLHTSPLAGLGPRSPLFPVVDTRNGLFIAGFVAQDSYLVDNNAMSAIGVFNSSSGSPISILPTFNYLAQLFGNNGFVGNERGIQLDPATRTGWTYGPGGVQVQRFHY; from the coding sequence ATGGCAACGTGCTCGCCGCGCGTCGTGTTCTCGCTGGCTATGATCTCGGGCCTCGTGCTCACGTCGGCACCCGCACCGGCGGCGGTGCCGAGCGGCCCGGCGCAAAAGGCGGTCGCCCGTCGCGCCGGAGGCGTCGCGGCGACGACCGGGGACACCTTCCGTCTCTACGACGGCTCGACCGTGACGCTGGGCGCCGACGGCTTCGGCGCGCGCACCGACGCGAACGGGCGGATGCATCCCATCACGATGATGCGGCCGGCGGGCCGGTCGGCGATGGGCGGCTTCGGGCCCGACGCGCGATCGATCGTCAAGCGCGCTTCGCTGCCGGAGCGCGGCCGGTTCGTGCCGGGCGAGCTGCTCGTCGCGCTCGAGCATCCGGCGACCGGCAAGGTGGACGCTCTCACCGGCGACCCTGCCGCCGATGACGCCCTCCGCGGCGTGGGCGCGATCTCCGCGCGGCCGCTCGTCGCCGGGAATTCCACGAAGACGAGCGCGAGCCCGAGCCTCGATCTCTCCCGGTTCTTCGTCGTGCGCACGACCGCGGCGGATCCCCAGGCCGCCGCCGAGAAGCTGCGCGGTGCGCCCGGGATCGCGTACGCCGGTCCGAACTGGATCGTCTCGTCGATGGCGCTCGAGCCGCACACGATCCCTGCGTGGGTCGCGGACCGCGCTCGCTCCACGAGCGCTCCGCCGGAGACGTTCGCCGCGCCGCGCGCGGCGACCGTTCCCGTGAACTACGGTCTCGCGTCGTCGTTCCAGGCGCACCTCAATGCGGGCGGCGTGAACGCGGTCGGCGCGTTCGACATCCTCGGCCGCCGCTACGGCGCGCTCCCCGGCGACGGCGTGATCGTCACGAACGTCTCGATCGGCGATCTCACCGACCAGTCGATGGCGGACGCGGGGGACTTCTACGTCCAGAACTTCGGGCCGACGACCGTCGTGACCGGAGGGCAGCGCTACCTGGACATTCCCTCGATGCCGCTCATCCCGGCGTGGGGCGCGGCGCTCGACGGAACGCTCGACCCCGTGGCGCAGGTGGAATTCGTCGACCCGTTCCTGAGCGAAGTGCTGCTCGATTTCGCCGTGATGGCTCCGCTTCCGCACGACCGGCAACGTCCTGAGGCGACGGGCAGCGGGCTGACCGACCTGCTCGGCATCGCGCCCGGCGCCCAGTACCGCTTGATCGTTCCCGAAGAGCCGACGATCGCGAACATCCTCTCGGCGATCGTCGCCGCCGCCCACCAGCAGCCGCGGCCCGACGTGATCACCGCCAGCCTCGGCTTCGGCTTCGATACCACCGGGTTCCCGGCCCGCTACCTCGAGGACGATCCGGTCGTCCGCGCGGCGGTGCGATCGATCGTGAATGACCTCGGGATCGTGGTCTGCATCTCCGCGAACGACGGCACCCGTGCGTTCACGCCCGCCGCCATCGGTCCCGACGGCGGCAGCGCCCCGACCGATCTCCCGACCGCGGGATCGAGTCCGACGTCGGTCGATCAGATCGCGGCGTCGACCGCCCCCTCGCGTCTCGACGACAGCGGAAGCTTGGACGTCGGCGGCTCGACGCTCGACGACATCTTCAGCGGGGCCGGACAGTTTCCCGCGACCCGCTACAACGGCTCGACCGGGTTTTCGAGCGGCTTCGGAACGCGCGTGAACCTCGCCGCCGCCAGCGACAACATCCCCGCGTTCGTGCACTCCTGCGACGGGATCGATTGTCCCCCGAGCGCCGTGATCCCCGTCCTCAACGGTGGAACGTCGGCCTCGACGCCGATGGTCGCCGCGGCGGCGGCCGTCGCCATCCAGAGCGCGCGGCTCGCCGGCCGGCCATTGACGCCCGCGCAGGTCCGCGACGTTCTCGCGCGGACGGGGAAGAGCTTGCCGAACCCGCCGCAGTCGGTGGTCCCGATCTCCGTCGGCAGCCAGATCGACGTCACCGCCGCCGTCGAGTCGATCCTCGGCGCCGACGCCGCGGCGTCGATCGTGCGGCTGTCCGTCGCGCACCGGCAGGCGCTCAGCGATCTCGGCGCCACGTTCACCGAGGCGACCGATCCGGGCGCCATCGATCTGGCCGGCCCGCCGATGGACTTCGAGCCACCGTCGGGCCAGAACCTGACCGGTCCGATCACGATCGCGGCGGACGTCGTCGCCAGAGGCGCGGTCTCGAACCCGACCTACGTGCTGACGATCGGGCAGCAGACGTTCAAGAGCACGAGCCCGTCCTTCCGGCTCGTCCCGTCGCAGATCCTCGCGGCGGCAGGGCTCCCCGTCGTCTCCACGAATCCGCGGAACGTGCCGGTCAACTTCCAGATCCGCAGCGGCCAGAACGTAGCCGCTTCGCGTGGCGTGACCCTCACCTTCGGACCGACCGACGGAACCTACTCCGATGCGTTGCCGCCGGTCGGGCCCGCCGTGGCGACCGCAGGGAAGCCGTTCAAGGTGACGTACGACCTGACCCACGTCCGTCAGGTGAACAAGCCGCGGCTCATCGTCTCGTCGGTCGATCACTGGAGCCCGGCGGCCGCGCCCCTGTTCCGCAACGAGCGGATCATCCCGATCAGCGCCAGCGACACGCAAGTGACGGTGCCCGCCGATGCGTTCACCGGGGGTGCGGGGCTCTACGGCATCGGCATTCAGCAAGACTCGGTGGAAGGGGTCTACGGCTGGTTCGTCCCGATCCGCGTCGTGGCCGCGTCGGGCGATGCGCGCCCGCCGGCTCCCATCCTGACGGTTGCAGGAGGCACGCCTACCTACAACGCGACGGTCTCACGCGCAGCGCCGCAGTTCTCCGTGCAGTGGGATGCGAGCAAGATCGCCGGGGCGACGGGTGCGGTACTGGAGATCTCGGCCCCGGGGCAGACGCTCTACGGGTCGATCAACACCTTCACCAACCAGAACGGCGACCGCCGGGACAACGACGGCGTCGACGCGGGCTCGACACTCTGGCGGCCGCTGCCCGGTGTGTCCGGAACGACGACCCTCGACGCGGCGGCGCTCGGCTTGCCGTCTTCCCTCATGTACTCCGCGCGGATCCTGGCGACCGGGGCCAAGGGTGCCGTCGTCGGATCAGCGTCCGCGGTCTCCGGCCTCGAGTTCGACGACGGTCTGACGCCAGGCGGCGCGACGATCAACGACTTCGACGTCGTGCCGGGAGGCGGATCGATCGTCGCGACCGCCGGGTTCGATGCCTTCGGCAACCTCGCCGACAGCGCGCTCCTGCGGTACGACCAGGGGCAAGGTCTTTACGGCGCTCCGATCGCCGACGATCCCTCGGGCCAGTCCATCTATTACATGTTCGGCAGCGACACGTCGCTGCACCGCACCGTGACGATCCGGTACGACTGGTTCGGCACGCTGCAGAACGTCGAGTCGTTCGACTCGCTGACCGGGAACAAGCTGGCGAGCGTCCCCGTCGATGCCGGCACCGATTTCTCGATCATCGGAGGACGCGTCGACTCGAGCCGGCATCGCGCGGCGCTCCTCGCGTGGAGCGGCAACGACTTTTCCGACAACGTCCTCCCGTTCCACACCGACACGGGAACGCTCGACGCGGCCATCTTCGCCGACGCCGGCACCGACGACCGCGGGACGTTCACCACACTCGACGTCGACGCGGCGTCCGGCCACGCCCTCCTGGCCTCGATGGTCTGGGGCGATCTGTGCATGTTCTTCGACACGTTCGCCGGGGCGGTCGATCTCGACCAGAAGTCGGCGTCGCCGGTCGCGACGGTCCAGAACTGCGTCTCGGGCCTCGCGGCGGACAATGCGGGCCGGCGTGGCTATCTGACGATCGGGCCGATGTTCGCGTTCCCGCGGCTGTTCCCTCCGGCACAGCTCCAGACGTTCGACCAGGGATCGCTGCACACCTCGCCGCTCGCCGGGCTCGGCCCGCGCTCGCCGCTCTTTCCGGTCGTCGATACGAGGAACGGCCTCTTCATCGCCGGCTTCGTCGCGCAGGACAGCTATCTGGTCGACAACAACGCGATGAGCGCGATCGGGGTGTTCAATTCCAGCTCGGGCAGCCCGATCAGCATCCTGCCGACGTTCAACTACCTGGCGCAGCTGTTCGGCAACAACGGCTTCGTCGGCAACGAGCGTGGGATCCAGCTCGATCCCGCGACGCGGACCGGGTGGACGTACGGGCCGGGAGGGGTGCAGGTGCAGCGGTTTCACTACTGA
- a CDS encoding porin family protein, protein MKKTVAFSLFSALVLALPASAEIGQGTGEIGAGVGYTSMDSNKSVSNTNDSGTAIGVRGGYNFTKLFELEGQISDTSASDSGVDLGLNTYMVNAVFNFHPKDSIEPYVLGGVGYASLSASSSLGSVSDSSNAFQVAVGSRFFFGQKKQAGVRVELASLNEKTFNESSTHNDLNVGFIWMFGR, encoded by the coding sequence ATGAAGAAGACCGTTGCGTTCAGTCTGTTCAGCGCGCTCGTTCTCGCGCTTCCGGCGAGCGCGGAGATCGGTCAAGGAACCGGTGAGATCGGAGCCGGCGTCGGCTACACCAGCATGGATTCGAACAAGTCCGTCAGCAACACGAACGACAGCGGAACGGCCATCGGCGTCCGAGGCGGCTACAACTTCACGAAGCTGTTCGAGCTCGAAGGTCAGATCTCGGACACTTCCGCATCGGACTCGGGTGTGGATCTCGGACTGAACACCTACATGGTCAACGCGGTGTTCAACTTCCATCCCAAGGACTCCATCGAGCCCTACGTCCTCGGCGGCGTCGGGTATGCCAGCCTGTCGGCCAGCAGCTCGCTCGGCAGCGTCAGCGACAGCTCGAATGCGTTTCAGGTGGCCGTCGGCAGCCGTTTCTTCTTCGGCCAGAAGAAGCAGGCGGGGGTCCGCGTCGAGCTTGCGAGTCTCAATGAGAAGACGTTCAACGAGAGCTCGACTCACAACGATCTGAACGTCGGCTTCATCTGGATGTTCGGCCGGTAG